In the Ursus arctos isolate Adak ecotype North America unplaced genomic scaffold, UrsArc2.0 scaffold_19, whole genome shotgun sequence genome, one interval contains:
- the IRX3 gene encoding iroquois-class homeodomain protein IRX-3: MSFPQLGYQYIRPLYPPERPGAAGGGGSAGARGGPGAGASELAASGSLSNVLSSVYGAPYAAAAAAAAAAQGYGAFLPYAAELPIFPQLGAQYELKDSPGVQHPAAAAAFPHPHPAFYPYGQYQFGDPSRPKNATRESTSTLKAWLNEHRKNPYPTKGEKIMLAIITKMTLTQVSTWFANARRRLKKENKMTWAPRSRTDEEGNAYGSEREEEDEEEDEEDSKRELELEEEELVGEEEDTGGEGLADDDEDEEIDLENLDGAAAGPELALAGAAHRDGDLGLRPISDSKNSDSDDSSEGLEERPLPVLSLAPAPPPVAAVPPSPPSPAAGLDPCAPAPAPASALQKPKIWSLAETATSPDNPRRSPPGAAGSPPGAAVAPPALQLSPAAAAAAAHRLVSAPLSKFPAWTNRPFPGPPPGPRPHPLSLLGSAPPHLLGLPGAAGHSAAAAAAFARPAEPEGGTDRCSALEVEKKLLKTAFQPVPRRPQNHLDAALVLSALSSS; the protein is encoded by the exons ATGTCCTTCCCCCAGCTCGGATACCAGTACATCCGCCCGCTCTACCCACCGGAGCGCCCGGGGGCCGCCGGTGGCGGCGGCAGCGCTGGGGCCCGGGGCGGCCCAGGAGCCGGAGCCTCGGAGCTGGCCGCCTCGGGGTCCCTGTCCAACGTGCTTTCCTCCGTGTACGGGGCGCCCTATGCCGCGGCGGCAGCGGCTGCCGCAGCCGCCCAAGGCTACGGTGCCTTTCTGCCCTACGCCGCCGAGCTGCCCATCTTCCCGCAGCTG GGCGCGCAGTACGAGCTGAAAGACAGCCCCGGGGTGCAGCATCCGGCCGCGGCCGCCGCGTTTCCGCACCCGCACCCCGCCTTCTACCCGTATGGCCAGTACCAGTTCGGGGACCCGTCCCGTCCCAAGAACGCCACCCGGGAGAGCACGAGCACGCTGAAGGCCTGGCTCAACGAGCACCGCAAGAACCCCTACCCCACCAAGGGCGAGAAGATCATGCTGGCCATCATCACCAAGATGACCCTCACCCAGGTGTCCACCTGGTTCGCCAACGCGCGCCGGCGCctcaagaaagagaacaagatgaCTTGGGCGCCCCGCAGCCGCACCGACGAGGAGGGCAACGCTTACGGGAGCGAGCGCGAGGAGGAAGACGAGGAGGAGGACGAAGAAGACAGCAAACGcgagctggagctggaggaggaggagctcgtgggggaggaggaggacacgGGGGGCGAGGGCCTGGCGGACGACGACGAGGACGAGGAGATCGACTTGGAGAACTTAGACGGCGCGGCCGCGGGGCCTGAGCTCGCCTTGGCTGGGGCGGCGCACAGGGACGGCGACCTCGGcctgagacccatttcagactccAAGAATAGCGACTCGGACGACAGCTCGGAGGGCCTGGAGGAGCGTCCACTGCCGGTGTTGAGTCTGGCCCCAGCGCCGCCGCCAGTGGCCGCGGTGCCGCCGTCTCCGCCCTCGCCTGCTGCGGGCCTGGACCCCTGCGCTCCGGCGCCAGCGCCCGCCTCAGCCCTGCAGAAGCCCAAGATCTGGTCCCTGGCCGAGACGGCCACAAGCCCGGACAACCCGCGCCGCTCGCCTCCGGGCGCTGCGGGTTCTCCCCCTGGGGCCGCCGTCGcgcccccagccctgcagctctCTCCGGCCGCCGCGGCTGCCGCGGCTCACAGACTCGTCTCGGCGCCTCTGAGCAAGTTCCCCGCTTGGACCAACCGGCCGTTCCCAGGCCCGCCGCCGGGCCCACGCCCGCACCCGCTCTCCCTGCTCGGCTCGGCCCCTCCACACCTGCTGGGACTTCCCGGAGCCGCGGGCCACTcggccgccgccgctgctgcctTCGCTCGGCCGGCGGAGCCCGAGGGCGGAACAG ATCGCTGTAGTGCCTTGGAAGTGGAGAAAAAGTTACTCAAGACAGCTTTCCAGCCCGTGCCCAGGCG GCCCCAGAACCACCTGGATGCCGCTCTGGTCCTCTCAGCTCTCTCCTCGTCttag